Proteins encoded together in one Salmo trutta chromosome 3, fSalTru1.1, whole genome shotgun sequence window:
- the gsr gene encoding glutathione reductase, mitochondrial isoform X1 gives MAIIIPFARMQVLLFSLRRLLSPSYRHKLIRRSMASDATTRFDFLVIGGGSGGLAGARRAAELGATAAVVESHKLGGTCVNVGCVPKKVMWNAAVHAEYLHDHSDYGFDGGHVHFSWETIKTKRDAYVSRLNHIYRNNLDKAKIETIQGHARFIDGPDPTVEVNGKKYTAPHILIATGGFPSVLSDNDVPGASLGITSDGFFELESLPKRSVIVGAGYIAVEMAGILSTLGSKTSIICRQTGVLRNFDTLISSNCTKELQNSGIELWKNTQVKLVSKTGNGLLEVTLVTKDPEKKNEEEKIGTIQEVDCLLWAIGREPNTAGLNLSQMGVDIDERGFIVVDEFQNTTRQGIYAVGDVCGKALLTPVAIAAGRKLAHRLFDGKEDAKVDFSNIPTVVFSHPPIGTVGLTEEEAIKNRGKENVKSYKTSFTPMYHAITTRKTQCIMKLVCVGKEEKVVGLHMQGIGCDEMLQGFAVAIKMGATKADFDKTIAIHPTSSEEFVTMR, from the exons ATGGCAATAATAATACCGTTTGCCCGGATGCAAGTTCTTCTTTTCTCACTCCGGCGATTGCTTTCACCCTCCTACAGACACAAACTTATCCGTCGGAGTATGGCCTCAGATGCGACAACCCGGTTCGATTTTCTAGTGATTGGAGGTGGATCTGGGGGTCTTGCTGGTGCACGCAGGGCAGCGGAGCTCGGGGCCACTGCCGCGGTGGTCGAGAGTCACAAACTCGGAGGTACCTGT GTCAATGTCGGCTGTGTACCTAAGAAG GTTATGTGGAATGCTGCAGTTCATGCAGAATATCTCCACGATCACTCTGACTATGGTTTTGACGGCGGACACGTTCACTTCAGCTGGGA AACTATTAAGACCAAAAGAGATGCATATGTTAGTCGGCTTAATCACATCTATCGCAACAATCTTGACAAG GCTAAAATTGAAACGATTCAGGGTCACGCCAGGTTCATTGACGGCCCTGACCCCACTGTTGAGGTGAATGGGAAGAAGTACACCGCGCCTCATATCCTCATTGCCACAGGAGGGTTCCCTTCTGTCTTGAGTGACAATGATGTGCCAG GGGCAAGTCTTGGCATCACCAGTGATGGCTTTTTTGAACTTGAAAGCCTTCCTAA GCGCAGCGTCATAGTGGGGGCCGGATATATTGCTGTGGAAATGGCTGGCATCCTTTCCACACTGGGGTCCAAAACATCCATCATATGTCGACAGACAGGG GTGTTGAGAAACTTcgacaccttgataagctcaaATTGCACCAAAGAATTGCAGAACTCTGGCATAGAGTTGTGGAAAAATACTCAG GTGAAGTTGGTGAGTAAGACAGGCAATGGCCTGTTGGAGGTCACACTGGTCACCAAAGACCCAGAGAAGAAGAACGAGGAGGAGAAAATCGGCACCATCCAGGAGGTGGACTGTCTGCTATGGGCCATCGGCCGAGAGCCCAACACCGCCGGCCTCAACCTCAGCCAGATG GGTGTGGATATTGATGAGAGAGGCTTCATCGTTGTAGATGAGTTCCAGAACACCACTCGCCAAGGGATCTACGCTGTAGGAGACGTGTGCGGGAAGGCCCTCCTTACTCCTG TCGCCATTGCAGCGGGCAGAAAGCTGGCACACAGACTGTTTGACGGCAAAGAGGATGCCAAGGTCGACTTCTCCAACATTCCCACGGTAGTTTTCAGCCACCCACCCATCGGCACGGTGGGCCTCACAGAAG AGGAGGCGATTAAAAACAGGGGGAAGGAGAACGTGAAGTCTTACAAGACCTCCTTCACCCCCATGTATCACGCCATCACCACCAGGAAGACTCAGTGCATCATGAAGCTGGTGTGTGTGGGCaaggaggagaag
- the gsr gene encoding glutathione reductase, mitochondrial isoform X2 gives MQWVKICRQSLSSTVNTTLTVALSRHKLIRRSMASDATTRFDFLVIGGGSGGLAGARRAAELGATAAVVESHKLGGTCVNVGCVPKKVMWNAAVHAEYLHDHSDYGFDGGHVHFSWETIKTKRDAYVSRLNHIYRNNLDKAKIETIQGHARFIDGPDPTVEVNGKKYTAPHILIATGGFPSVLSDNDVPGASLGITSDGFFELESLPKRSVIVGAGYIAVEMAGILSTLGSKTSIICRQTGVLRNFDTLISSNCTKELQNSGIELWKNTQVKLVSKTGNGLLEVTLVTKDPEKKNEEEKIGTIQEVDCLLWAIGREPNTAGLNLSQMGVDIDERGFIVVDEFQNTTRQGIYAVGDVCGKALLTPVAIAAGRKLAHRLFDGKEDAKVDFSNIPTVVFSHPPIGTVGLTEEEAIKNRGKENVKSYKTSFTPMYHAITTRKTQCIMKLVCVGKEEKVVGLHMQGIGCDEMLQGFAVAIKMGATKADFDKTIAIHPTSSEEFVTMR, from the exons ATGCAGTGGGTCAAAATATGCAGACAGTCGCTTTCAAGTACTGTGAACACGACTTTGACAGTGGCACTGTCTAG ACACAAACTTATCCGTCGGAGTATGGCCTCAGATGCGACAACCCGGTTCGATTTTCTAGTGATTGGAGGTGGATCTGGGGGTCTTGCTGGTGCACGCAGGGCAGCGGAGCTCGGGGCCACTGCCGCGGTGGTCGAGAGTCACAAACTCGGAGGTACCTGT GTCAATGTCGGCTGTGTACCTAAGAAG GTTATGTGGAATGCTGCAGTTCATGCAGAATATCTCCACGATCACTCTGACTATGGTTTTGACGGCGGACACGTTCACTTCAGCTGGGA AACTATTAAGACCAAAAGAGATGCATATGTTAGTCGGCTTAATCACATCTATCGCAACAATCTTGACAAG GCTAAAATTGAAACGATTCAGGGTCACGCCAGGTTCATTGACGGCCCTGACCCCACTGTTGAGGTGAATGGGAAGAAGTACACCGCGCCTCATATCCTCATTGCCACAGGAGGGTTCCCTTCTGTCTTGAGTGACAATGATGTGCCAG GGGCAAGTCTTGGCATCACCAGTGATGGCTTTTTTGAACTTGAAAGCCTTCCTAA GCGCAGCGTCATAGTGGGGGCCGGATATATTGCTGTGGAAATGGCTGGCATCCTTTCCACACTGGGGTCCAAAACATCCATCATATGTCGACAGACAGGG GTGTTGAGAAACTTcgacaccttgataagctcaaATTGCACCAAAGAATTGCAGAACTCTGGCATAGAGTTGTGGAAAAATACTCAG GTGAAGTTGGTGAGTAAGACAGGCAATGGCCTGTTGGAGGTCACACTGGTCACCAAAGACCCAGAGAAGAAGAACGAGGAGGAGAAAATCGGCACCATCCAGGAGGTGGACTGTCTGCTATGGGCCATCGGCCGAGAGCCCAACACCGCCGGCCTCAACCTCAGCCAGATG GGTGTGGATATTGATGAGAGAGGCTTCATCGTTGTAGATGAGTTCCAGAACACCACTCGCCAAGGGATCTACGCTGTAGGAGACGTGTGCGGGAAGGCCCTCCTTACTCCTG TCGCCATTGCAGCGGGCAGAAAGCTGGCACACAGACTGTTTGACGGCAAAGAGGATGCCAAGGTCGACTTCTCCAACATTCCCACGGTAGTTTTCAGCCACCCACCCATCGGCACGGTGGGCCTCACAGAAG AGGAGGCGATTAAAAACAGGGGGAAGGAGAACGTGAAGTCTTACAAGACCTCCTTCACCCCCATGTATCACGCCATCACCACCAGGAAGACTCAGTGCATCATGAAGCTGGTGTGTGTGGGCaaggaggagaag